The following proteins are encoded in a genomic region of Populus trichocarpa isolate Nisqually-1 chromosome 13, P.trichocarpa_v4.1, whole genome shotgun sequence:
- the LOC18104119 gene encoding transcription repressor MYB5, translating into MRNLSSRNSTRSRNTPTPCCSKVGIKRGPWTPEEDEILANYIKKDGEGRWRTLPKRAGLLRCGKSCRLRWMNYLRPSVKRGRIAPDEEDLILRLHRLLGNRWSLIAGRIPGRTDNEIKNYWNTHLSKKLISQGIDPRTHKPLYPNPNSSEIANIAPIQNCILNSFPLEANGGVYRATATRENENFTMTNLDQFPNQVIDDGAKNWPSCDGFNKGLQSHHEQNKEEDYIGNENEDTFSLFLDSLINENVFVYQQQQQQLQQPKIIGPSGEPMISSSQAIHHSSISEAEVAYSMAAFGEKDGVLNSHDLA; encoded by the exons ATGAGGAATCTATCCTCAAGGAACTCAACAAGGAGCAGGAATACACCCACACCATGTTGTAGCAAAGTGGGTATAAAGAGGGGGCCGTGGACACCTGAAGAAGATGAGATCTTGGCAAACTACATCAAGAAGGATGGTGAAGGGCGGTGGCGTACACTGCCAAAGCGGGCGGGGCTTCTTAGGTGTGGTAAGAGCTGCCGCCTCCGATGGATGAACTATCTCAGGCCTTCTGTTAAGAGAGGACGTATTGCCCCAGATGAAGAAGATCTCATTCTTAGGCTTCATAGGTTGCTTGGTAACag ATGGTCTTTGATAGCTGGGAGGATACCAGGACGCACCGATAATGAGATCAAGAATTACTGGAACACCCATCTCAGCAAGAAGCTCATCAGTCAAGGAATCGATCCAAGGACGCACAAGCCTTTATACCCTAACCCCAATTCATCAGAAATTGCCAATATCGCTCCCATCCAAAATTGTATCCTTAATTCTTTTCCACTAGAAGCGAATGGCGGGGTCTATCGAGCTACAGCCACTAGAGAAAATGAGAACTTTACAATGACTAACTTGGATCAGTTTCCAAATCAGGTCATTGATGATGGTGCCAAAAACTGGCCTAGTTGTGATGGTTTTAATAAGGGGTTACAAAGTCATCATGAACAAAACAAAGAGGAAGATTACATTGGAAATGAAAATGAGGACACGTTCTCTTTGTTTCTGGATTCTCTGATCAATGAAAATGTATTTGtgtatcaacaacaacaacaacagttaCAGCAGCCTAAGATTATTGGACCATCTGGTGAACCTATGATTTCTTCTTCACAGGCTATTCATCATAGCAGCATTTCGGAAGCTGAAGTCGCATATTCCATGGCAGCTTTCGGTGAGAAAGATGGTGTGTTAAATAGTCATGATCTAGCTTGA